In Fibrobacter sp. UWB10, the genomic window TGCGTCACGATGTCCACGCCGAATTCAATCGGACGGCAGAGAATCGGAGTCGGGAAGGTATTGTCGACAATCATCGGAACACCGTGCTTGTGAGCAAGGTCAGCAAAACGCTTGAGGTCAAGCACCTTACCAGCCGGGTTTGCAACGGTTTCGCCGAAAACGCACTTGGTGTTCGGGCGGAAAGCCTTTTCGATTTCTTCGTCAGAGGCATCCTGGTCAACGAACGTGCATTCGATACCGAGCTTCTTCATGGTAACGCTGAAGAGGTTGCTCGTACCGCCGTAAATAGCGGAAGTGCTGATAAAGTGGTCGCCGGATTCGCAGATATTGAAAACGGCATAAAAGTTAGCAGCCTGACCAGAGCTCGTGAGCATAGCAGCAACACCGCCTTCGAGAGCGGCAATCTTGTTAGCGACAGCGTCGTTGGTCGGGTTCTGCAGACGGGTGTAGAAATAGCCCGAAGCCTTCAGGTCGAACAAGTCGGCCATATCGTTGGTGGTTTCGTACTTGAAAGTAGTGCTCTGATAGATGGGGAGCACGCGCGGTTCGCCGTTTTTCGGCTGCCAGCCGCCCTGAATGCACAAGGTTTCGATTTTAGACATTTTAGCCTCTTGTTAAAAACTCTTTTAAATATAGCCAGCAGCCCATTTTGCGCCGACTTACATATTTTTTATATAGGTAAATATAGAAAATCACTATTGCTTGTCAATGCGTTTATGCAAATACCCGCATACATAATTCCGATATCTACCTATAGTTTTTTACTATAACTAGAATTTCACTAATAAACACCATAAAAAGCTATTTTTGTGTTCAATGATCCCCTCTCGCAACAGTCTCGCCTTTTGGCATTTGCTCGCCATTATTACCATCACCTTTTGGGGCACGAGCTTCGTAAGCACGAAGGTGCTCTTGAATCATGGTTTTTCGGCAGTGCAAATCTTCTCGTTGCGTTTTGCGATTACCTACTTGATCCTTTTGGCGGCAAGTCACAAGCAATTCCGCAGCCAGAACTGGAAGCATGAACTGATTCTGTTCATCAGTGGCATTACCGGATGTACACTTTACTTTTGGACCGAAAATACGGCGCTTTCGTTTTCGCCATCAAGCAACGTGGCGCTCATTATTTGCGCGAACCCGTTACTCATTCTGATTCTCGGAAGCATTTTCTATAAAAGCGAACGACTCGGCAAGCGACAAGTTCTAGGCTGTCTTGTCACATTCGTTGGCATGGTATTGGTGGTTCTAAACGGCAAATTCGTCTTGAAGCTTTCGCCCGTGGGTGATCTGCTCGCCTGCAGCGCCGGAGTCATGTGGGCAATCTATTCGCTAGTCGTGAAGCAGCTGAACGGCAAATACAATTCACTGTTCATTACGCGCAAGATGTTTTTCTACGGCACCCTGATGTCTATTCCCGCCCTGTTTATCGAAGCGCGAGGCGATGTGTCGAAAGTGCTTGATATTCCGTGGCAGAACTTTATGGAACCCGTCGTCGCTTTTAACTTTTTGTGCCTTACAGTATGTTGTTCCCTGTTCGGATATCTTATTTGGAACAATGTGCTGAAACAGCTCGGCACAGTTCTTGCGAGCAACTACGGCTATGTAGCACCCTTGATTACCATGATTA contains:
- a CDS encoding DMT family transporter, whose protein sequence is MIPSRNSLAFWHLLAIITITFWGTSFVSTKVLLNHGFSAVQIFSLRFAITYLILLAASHKQFRSQNWKHELILFISGITGCTLYFWTENTALSFSPSSNVALIICANPLLILILGSIFYKSERLGKRQVLGCLVTFVGMVLVVLNGKFVLKLSPVGDLLACSAGVMWAIYSLVVKQLNGKYNSLFITRKMFFYGTLMSIPALFIEARGDVSKVLDIPWQNFMEPVVAFNFLCLTVCCSLFGYLIWNNVLKQLGTVLASNYGYVAPLITMITAAIALGERITPIAIVGAAAIIVGMLLAEFKRKA